One part of the Vogesella sp. LIG4 genome encodes these proteins:
- a CDS encoding alpha/beta hydrolase — protein sequence MTVKQLFTALCLSSLLAACVQLPTIEQRSQQADTLAASHGWVAQALPAGDFTLQAYLPPSPAAADTLTIYIEGDGLAWLSSDTPSFDPTPLRPLALQLALQDPQPAAYLARPCQYLLAANPQCRQQYWTSHRFAAEVIAAASLALDSLKQRFQARQLVLVGYSGGGAVAALLAAKRRDVSGLITVAANLDHRAWTEHNALTPLAGSLNAADDWQDLLPVRQLHFVGGQDAQVGMAALAPFLQRFPPAQQPPLSLQADYDHHCCWVEHWPALLQYARGHWQAPDGVRQGASKSPGL from the coding sequence ATGACCGTCAAGCAGCTGTTTACCGCCCTCTGCCTCTCCAGCCTGCTGGCCGCCTGCGTGCAGCTGCCAACCATCGAACAACGCAGCCAGCAGGCCGACACGTTGGCCGCAAGCCACGGCTGGGTAGCACAGGCACTGCCGGCCGGCGACTTTACGCTGCAGGCCTATCTGCCACCCAGCCCGGCAGCCGCCGACACGCTGACCATCTACATAGAAGGCGACGGCCTGGCCTGGCTCTCCAGCGACACGCCGTCGTTCGACCCAACCCCGCTGCGCCCGCTGGCCTTGCAACTGGCGCTGCAGGATCCGCAGCCGGCGGCCTACCTGGCCCGCCCCTGCCAATACCTGCTGGCGGCCAACCCGCAATGCAGACAGCAGTACTGGACCAGCCACCGCTTTGCCGCGGAAGTGATAGCCGCCGCCAGCCTGGCGCTGGACAGCCTCAAACAGCGCTTCCAGGCGCGGCAGCTGGTGCTGGTGGGGTATTCCGGCGGTGGCGCGGTGGCAGCGCTGCTAGCGGCAAAGCGCCGCGATGTGAGCGGGCTGATTACCGTTGCGGCCAACCTGGATCACCGCGCCTGGACCGAGCACAACGCGCTGACGCCGCTGGCCGGCTCGCTGAATGCGGCGGATGACTGGCAGGACTTGCTGCCGGTGCGGCAGCTGCATTTTGTCGGTGGCCAGGATGCCCAGGTGGGCATGGCCGCGCTGGCGCCGTTCCTGCAGCGCTTCCCGCCGGCGCAGCAGCCTCCGCTAAGCCTGCAGGCGGATTACGACCACCACTGCTGCTGGGTGGAGCACTGGCCGGCGCTGCTGCAATACGCACGCGGCCACTGGCAGGCGCCGGACGGTGTGCGCCAGGGTGCCTCGAAAAGCCCCGGTTTGTGA
- a CDS encoding putative 2-aminoethylphosphonate ABC transporter substrate-binding protein: MQTTRTLLALALAATSLSSLAETTLTVYTALEADQIKAYQQKFEQESPDVKLRWVRDSTGIITAKLLAEKANPQADVVMGVAASSLLVLEKEGMLQGYSPKNVGKLAKQYVDHNTPPSWVGMDVWGAAICFNTVEAAKQGLKKPESWKDLLKPEYKGKIVMPNPASSGTGYFDVTAWLSLFGEKEGWSYMDKLHQNIAQYTHSGSKPCKQAAAGEFPIGISFEYRAAKLKETGAPIDVVFPKEGLGWDLEATAIMKGTRNLDAARKLADWSASLSANELYEKNFAIVAMPGVAKPNPFIPADYEKRLVKQDLRWSASNRDRILAEWIKRYDAKSEPK; encoded by the coding sequence ATGCAAACCACCCGCACCCTGCTGGCCCTGGCCCTGGCTGCCACCAGCCTGAGCAGCCTGGCCGAGACCACGCTCACCGTCTACACCGCGCTGGAAGCCGACCAGATCAAGGCCTACCAGCAGAAATTCGAACAGGAAAGCCCGGATGTGAAGCTGCGCTGGGTGCGCGACTCCACCGGCATCATCACCGCCAAGCTGCTGGCCGAGAAAGCCAACCCGCAGGCCGACGTGGTGATGGGCGTGGCTGCTTCCTCGCTGCTGGTGCTGGAGAAGGAAGGCATGCTGCAGGGCTACAGCCCCAAGAACGTGGGCAAGCTGGCCAAGCAGTACGTTGACCACAACACCCCGCCAAGCTGGGTGGGCATGGACGTGTGGGGCGCCGCCATCTGCTTCAACACCGTGGAAGCCGCCAAGCAGGGCCTGAAAAAGCCGGAAAGCTGGAAAGACCTGCTGAAGCCGGAATACAAGGGCAAGATCGTGATGCCGAACCCGGCCTCCAGCGGCACCGGCTACTTCGACGTTACCGCCTGGCTGAGCCTGTTCGGCGAGAAGGAAGGCTGGTCCTACATGGACAAGCTGCACCAGAACATCGCGCAGTACACCCACTCCGGCTCCAAACCGTGCAAGCAGGCCGCTGCCGGCGAATTCCCCATCGGCATCTCCTTTGAATACCGTGCCGCCAAGCTGAAGGAAACCGGCGCCCCGATCGACGTGGTATTCCCGAAAGAAGGCCTGGGCTGGGATCTGGAAGCCACCGCCATCATGAAGGGCACCCGCAACCTGGACGCCGCGCGCAAGCTGGCCGACTGGTCCGCCTCGCTCTCTGCCAACGAGCTGTACGAGAAGAACTTCGCCATCGTGGCGATGCCGGGCGTAGCCAAGCCTAATCCCTTCATTCCGGCCGACTACGAAAAACGCCTGGTGAAGCAGGATCTGCGCTGGTCCGCCAGCAACCGCGACCGCATCCTGGCCGAGTGGATCAAGCGCTACGACGCCAAGTCCGAACCGAAGTAA
- the phnF gene encoding phosphonate metabolism transcriptional regulator PhnF gives MTDRITRPAGTPLWVQIAATLSQEILSHQLSGRLPNEQTLAERFGVNRHTVRQAIQHLQDKGLLRIERGRGTFVQEEMIAYRLGKSSRFSHSLSAQHLVSDVDIQSCHFEPAGEQVAGLLRIATGSRVLRVESLDLADGKVVSVCTQYFPLPRFDGFIDVYRASRSTSEAFQKCGIAGFQRVLSRISARLPRPEVAAALGQGKQQPVLYVESVYADADGAPIEYGITRFGGDSVQIEVTPDDSL, from the coding sequence ATGACCGACCGCATTACCCGCCCCGCCGGCACCCCGCTGTGGGTGCAGATTGCCGCCACCCTGAGCCAGGAAATCCTGTCCCACCAGCTAAGTGGCCGCCTGCCCAACGAACAGACCCTGGCAGAGCGCTTCGGCGTGAACCGGCACACCGTGCGCCAGGCCATCCAGCACCTGCAGGACAAGGGCCTGCTGCGCATCGAGCGCGGCCGCGGCACCTTCGTGCAGGAGGAAATGATCGCCTACCGGCTGGGCAAGAGCAGCCGCTTTTCCCACAGCCTGTCGGCGCAGCACCTGGTCAGCGATGTCGATATCCAGTCCTGCCACTTCGAGCCGGCCGGCGAGCAGGTAGCCGGCCTGCTGCGCATTGCCACCGGCAGCCGCGTGCTGCGGGTGGAGTCGCTGGACCTGGCCGATGGCAAGGTGGTCAGCGTGTGCACGCAGTATTTTCCGCTGCCGCGCTTCGACGGCTTCATCGATGTCTACCGCGCCAGCCGCAGCACCAGCGAAGCGTTCCAGAAGTGCGGCATCGCCGGTTTCCAGCGCGTGCTCAGCCGCATCAGTGCCCGCCTGCCGCGGCCGGAGGTGGCGGCAGCGCTGGGGCAGGGCAAGCAGCAGCCGGTGCTGTACGTGGAAAGCGTGTACGCCGATGCAGACGGTGCGCCCATCGAATACGGCATCACCCGCTTTGGCGGCGACAGCGTGCAGATCGAAGTCACGCCGGACGACAGCCTGTAG
- a CDS encoding helix-turn-helix domain-containing protein → MNPQQETEHLAALIRDLRKHKKVTLSELAARINRSVGFLSQVERGVSRPTVADLTAIGEALDTPAAYFYHLGQTRAPTCVTRPGERRTVYFADGVTDVLVSPSMSAGFTMLESFLEPGASSGERPIHDRDEQGGFILEGELTIWFAAGEEPVTLGPNDAFQVAANNRIRYANLSAQRTRVMWVFT, encoded by the coding sequence ATGAATCCACAGCAAGAAACCGAGCACCTGGCCGCGCTGATCCGCGACCTGCGCAAGCACAAGAAAGTCACCCTCAGCGAACTGGCGGCCAGGATCAACCGCTCGGTGGGCTTTCTGTCGCAGGTCGAGCGCGGCGTGTCGCGGCCAACGGTGGCGGACCTCACCGCGATAGGCGAGGCGCTGGACACCCCGGCGGCCTACTTCTACCACCTGGGCCAGACGCGGGCGCCGACTTGCGTGACCCGCCCCGGCGAGCGGCGCACGGTCTACTTTGCCGACGGGGTGACCGACGTGCTGGTATCGCCCAGCATGTCGGCCGGCTTCACCATGCTGGAAAGCTTTCTGGAGCCGGGCGCCAGCAGCGGGGAGCGCCCGATTCACGACCGCGACGAGCAGGGCGGTTTCATCCTGGAGGGCGAGCTGACCATCTGGTTCGCCGCCGGCGAAGAGCCGGTGACGCTGGGGCCGAACGACGCCTTCCAGGTGGCGGCCAACAACCGCATCCGCTACGCCAACCTGTCGGCGCAGCGCACGCGGGTGATGTGGGTGTTCACCTGA
- a CDS encoding hydantoinase B/oxoprolinase family protein, translating to MTQAPHHAGRVDPITLAVIRGALETTQREMTLTLEKTGRSSVFNLAHDYSNALFDHLPEMILQGQDIPIHLGSLIPAMKAVAGYFGDDIHEGDVIYHNDPAYQGSHILDCCMYKPVFYQGELVFWTVCKGHLTDIGGPVPAGYNPAAREIYAEGLRIPPVKLWDQGRRRDDVVNLLLSNMRARRDQEGDLNAQFGACRVGERNLIALLDKYGVDTVRAAIAELKDMADRHMRSLIRSIPDGCYHGEAVLEDAGHGLGALTIRASATVKDDTVHISVQSPPQVPYFINSYAGNSMSGIYLGLMMFAQVPPPYNEGLYRCVSVDLGPAGTLCNAVEPAPHVNCTTTPMETLTDAVRMAFEAAAPERVTASWGHASGINIAGVNPATGEQYVTMVLASIISGAGATRYMDGWHACGPLCCFGALSSGDIELLEYAYPIIIHRYGLQEDSGGAGRYRGGSGTVWEVEPIGHEMTIIAFGEGRQIGTMGAAGAVDALPQRKLGRLEIDKPGEHIVHRHNVITTIQPGERARNVNPGGGGYGLPWQRPAEEVLRDVRNGLVSIDAAAAEYGVIFDSCGQHVDAAATAAARQRMNQQGVQA from the coding sequence ATGACGCAAGCCCCTCACCACGCCGGCCGGGTCGACCCGATCACCCTGGCCGTGATACGCGGCGCGCTGGAAACCACGCAGCGGGAAATGACGCTGACGCTGGAAAAAACCGGCCGCTCCAGCGTGTTCAACCTGGCGCACGACTACAGCAATGCACTGTTCGACCACCTGCCGGAGATGATCCTGCAGGGCCAGGACATCCCCATTCACCTGGGTTCGCTGATTCCGGCGATGAAAGCCGTGGCCGGCTACTTTGGCGACGACATCCACGAAGGCGATGTGATCTACCACAACGACCCGGCCTACCAGGGCAGCCACATCCTGGACTGCTGCATGTACAAGCCGGTGTTCTACCAGGGCGAGTTGGTGTTCTGGACGGTGTGCAAGGGCCACCTCACCGACATCGGCGGCCCGGTGCCGGCCGGCTACAACCCGGCCGCCAGGGAAATCTACGCCGAGGGCCTGCGCATTCCGCCGGTGAAGCTGTGGGACCAGGGCCGCCGCCGCGACGACGTGGTGAACCTGCTGCTGTCGAACATGCGCGCCCGCCGCGACCAGGAAGGCGACCTGAACGCGCAGTTCGGCGCCTGCCGCGTGGGCGAGCGCAACCTGATTGCGCTGCTGGACAAATACGGCGTGGACACCGTGCGCGCCGCCATTGCCGAACTCAAAGACATGGCCGACCGCCACATGCGCTCGCTGATCCGCTCGATTCCCGACGGCTGCTACCACGGCGAGGCGGTGCTGGAAGACGCCGGCCACGGCCTGGGCGCACTCACCATCCGCGCCAGCGCCACGGTGAAGGACGACACCGTGCACATCAGCGTGCAAAGCCCGCCGCAGGTGCCCTACTTCATCAACTCCTACGCCGGCAATTCCATGTCCGGCATCTATCTGGGGCTGATGATGTTTGCCCAGGTGCCGCCGCCGTACAACGAGGGCCTGTACCGCTGCGTGAGCGTCGATCTGGGGCCGGCCGGCACGCTGTGCAATGCGGTGGAACCGGCTCCGCACGTGAACTGCACCACCACGCCGATGGAAACGCTTACCGACGCGGTGCGCATGGCATTCGAGGCCGCCGCGCCGGAGCGCGTCACCGCCTCCTGGGGCCACGCCAGCGGCATCAACATCGCCGGCGTCAACCCGGCCACCGGCGAGCAATACGTGACCATGGTGCTGGCCTCCATCATCTCCGGCGCCGGCGCCACCCGCTACATGGACGGCTGGCATGCCTGCGGCCCGCTGTGCTGCTTCGGCGCGCTCAGCTCCGGCGACATCGAGCTCCTGGAGTATGCCTACCCCATCATCATCCACCGCTACGGCCTGCAGGAGGACAGCGGCGGCGCCGGGCGCTACCGCGGCGGCAGCGGCACGGTGTGGGAGGTGGAACCCATCGGCCACGAGATGACCATCATCGCCTTCGGCGAAGGCCGCCAGATCGGCACCATGGGCGCCGCCGGCGCGGTGGACGCGCTGCCGCAGCGCAAGCTGGGCCGGCTGGAAATCGACAAGCCGGGCGAGCACATCGTGCACCGCCACAACGTGATCACCACCATCCAGCCGGGCGAGCGCGCCCGCAACGTCAACCCCGGCGGCGGCGGCTACGGCCTGCCGTGGCAGCGCCCGGCCGAGGAAGTGCTGCGCGACGTGCGTAACGGCCTGGTGTCCATCGACGCCGCCGCCGCCGAATACGGCGTGATTTTCGACAGCTGCGGACAACATGTGGATGCCGCCGCCACCGCCGCTGCCCGCCAGCGCATGAACCAACAGGGAGTACAGGCATGA
- a CDS encoding cytosine permease gives MANIINDGGAHSDPDFTRGPVPAEARMGRLGLSMAWWSVCSAMFWLVVSATLALNYGTVNTLIGLALSAICYSMINAVISRYAIRSGLSVALFSRTLFGQSGSALATLIFFATAMYYAVFEGSVIAVAIQNYFPSLSIEHAYLLVVVYSVPLVFGSVQRWLDKLNGVLLPFYLLGLAAAVILTISQYGYSHAWLQLAPAGGAPAGGWWSCFSYFMGVWILMMYTWDYARFGKPEDSDFHARLNFGLPFYLFTFLINGTAGIFLAGSIPTSGGVSEVSVVLALLKLMGFAGLAFVWVSQTRINTANFYLATVNMQSFFDRAFGLRLPKVAWGVVVGGIVYLLMLGNVFSVILQALAYQGIFVVAWVGIALAHIQLGLGASVDDSVPAIRRAGISSWFVASGVGIALMEVGGALAGFSAPATFVVSLLLYRYLQRGAPAGETAFNRAP, from the coding sequence GTGGCAAACATCATCAATGACGGCGGGGCGCACAGCGACCCGGACTTCACCCGCGGGCCGGTGCCGGCCGAAGCCCGCATGGGGCGACTGGGCCTGAGCATGGCCTGGTGGTCGGTCTGCAGCGCCATGTTCTGGCTGGTGGTATCGGCGACGCTGGCGCTGAACTACGGCACGGTGAACACGCTGATCGGCCTGGCGCTGTCGGCCATCTGCTACAGCATGATCAACGCGGTGATCAGCCGTTATGCCATCAGGAGCGGGCTGTCGGTGGCGCTGTTCTCGCGCACGCTGTTCGGCCAGTCCGGCTCGGCGCTGGCCACGCTGATCTTCTTTGCCACCGCCATGTACTACGCGGTGTTCGAAGGCTCGGTGATCGCGGTGGCGATCCAGAACTACTTCCCCTCGCTCAGCATCGAGCACGCCTACCTGCTGGTGGTGGTGTACAGCGTGCCGCTGGTGTTCGGCTCGGTGCAGCGCTGGCTGGACAAGCTAAACGGCGTGCTGCTGCCCTTCTACCTGCTGGGCTTGGCCGCAGCGGTGATCCTCACCATCAGCCAGTACGGCTACAGCCATGCCTGGCTGCAGCTGGCACCGGCCGGCGGCGCCCCGGCAGGCGGCTGGTGGAGCTGCTTCAGCTACTTCATGGGGGTGTGGATCCTGATGATGTACACCTGGGACTACGCCCGCTTCGGCAAGCCGGAAGACAGCGACTTCCACGCCCGGCTGAACTTCGGCCTGCCGTTCTACCTGTTCACCTTCCTGATCAACGGCACCGCCGGCATTTTCCTGGCCGGCAGCATTCCCACCAGCGGCGGCGTGAGCGAGGTGTCGGTGGTGCTGGCGCTGCTCAAGCTGATGGGCTTTGCCGGCCTGGCCTTCGTGTGGGTGAGCCAGACGCGCATCAACACCGCCAACTTCTACCTGGCCACGGTGAACATGCAGAGCTTCTTCGACCGCGCCTTCGGCCTGCGCCTGCCCAAGGTGGCCTGGGGCGTGGTGGTGGGCGGCATCGTCTACCTGCTGATGCTGGGCAATGTGTTCAGCGTGATCCTGCAGGCGCTGGCCTACCAGGGCATTTTCGTGGTGGCCTGGGTAGGCATTGCGCTGGCGCACATCCAGCTGGGGCTGGGCGCCAGCGTGGATGACAGCGTGCCGGCCATCCGCCGCGCCGGCATCAGCAGCTGGTTCGTGGCCAGCGGTGTCGGCATTGCGCTGATGGAAGTCGGCGGTGCGCTGGCCGGTTTCTCCGCACCGGCTACCTTCGTGGTGTCATTGCTGCTGTACCGCTACCTGCAGCGTGGTGCCCCTGCCGGTGAAACAGCGTTCAACCGGGCACCGTGA
- a CDS encoding FAD-binding oxidoreductase: MFAQSRTHIESYYAASHPEAIAPRPVLEGRQRADVVIVGAGFSGLHTALRLAAAGKQVLLLEASRVAWAASGRNGGQALLGWSSDMGPIEKSLGRDGARQLWDSMRWAAQEVRELPQRHGFDIDYRPGSLWAAVQPRRVALLHAAQEEAASHWGYDRLRVIEGADMAQWIGSKRYLAALYDPEAGHLNPLKLAQGLAQAIEQAGGRIFEQSRVLNYAQTPAGYSVRTERGEVLADVLVLACNSYIDRLDGELSRRILPVGTYQVATEPLDPALARSLLPQNSCVIDNQFVPDYFRLTPDNRLLFGGGCTYLGGIPDDIAAATRPYLERAFTQLRGVRLDYAWGGHIDVSMRRTPDIGRHGQRYWLQGFSGHGVLPTLAGARAVADAILGDEDLLSLYQGIHNPAFPGGRYLAAPLEAAGKAWYRLRDVI; the protein is encoded by the coding sequence ATGTTCGCCCAATCCCGCACCCATATCGAAAGCTACTACGCCGCCAGCCACCCGGAGGCCATTGCACCGCGACCGGTGCTGGAAGGGCGCCAGCGCGCCGATGTCGTCATTGTCGGCGCCGGTTTCAGCGGCCTGCATACCGCGCTGCGCCTGGCCGCGGCCGGCAAGCAGGTGCTGCTGCTGGAAGCCAGCCGCGTGGCCTGGGCGGCGTCCGGGCGCAACGGCGGCCAGGCGCTGCTGGGCTGGTCGTCCGATATGGGGCCGATCGAAAAGTCCCTGGGCCGCGATGGCGCGCGCCAGCTGTGGGACAGCATGCGCTGGGCGGCGCAGGAGGTGCGGGAGCTGCCGCAGCGGCATGGTTTCGACATCGACTACCGCCCCGGCAGCCTGTGGGCGGCGGTGCAGCCACGGCGCGTGGCGTTGCTGCATGCGGCGCAGGAAGAGGCCGCCAGCCACTGGGGTTACGACCGCCTGCGCGTCATCGAAGGCGCCGACATGGCGCAGTGGATAGGCAGCAAGCGCTACCTGGCGGCGCTGTACGACCCGGAAGCCGGGCACCTGAACCCGCTCAAGCTGGCGCAGGGCCTGGCGCAGGCCATCGAGCAGGCCGGCGGGCGCATCTTCGAACAAAGCCGCGTGCTGAACTATGCGCAGACGCCGGCCGGCTACAGCGTGCGCACCGAGCGCGGCGAAGTGCTGGCCGATGTGCTGGTGCTGGCCTGCAACAGCTATATCGACCGGCTGGATGGCGAGCTGTCGCGGCGCATCCTGCCGGTGGGCACCTACCAGGTGGCCACCGAGCCGCTGGACCCGGCGCTGGCGCGCTCGCTGCTGCCGCAGAACAGCTGCGTCATCGACAACCAGTTCGTGCCCGATTACTTCCGCCTCACGCCTGACAACCGCCTGCTGTTCGGCGGCGGCTGCACCTACCTGGGCGGCATCCCCGACGATATCGCGGCGGCGACGCGGCCTTACCTGGAGCGCGCTTTTACCCAGCTGCGCGGCGTGCGGCTGGATTACGCCTGGGGCGGGCATATCGACGTGAGCATGCGCCGTACCCCGGACATCGGCCGCCACGGGCAGCGCTACTGGCTGCAGGGCTTCTCCGGCCACGGCGTGCTGCCCACGCTGGCCGGCGCGCGGGCGGTGGCGGATGCCATTCTGGGCGACGAAGATTTGTTGTCGCTGTACCAGGGGATTCATAATCCGGCTTTTCCGGGTGGCCGCTACCTGGCCGCGCCGCTGGAGGCAGCCGGCAAGGCGTGGTACCGGCTGCGCGATGTGATTTGA
- a CDS encoding phosphonate degradation HD-domain oxygenase produces MNHPRIETLDALFALLAGSGRTLYGGEAVSQLEHALQSAFAAEQDGADAALITAALLHDIGHIACGQADDELAQGINDHHEAVAVQLLCGLFDASVLQPIALHVAAKRYLCATRPDYLASLSEASRLSLALQGGAMSSAECERFTSRPHAAAALALRRYDDIAKVPGLATPPLAHYHRLAANVVISRP; encoded by the coding sequence ATGAACCACCCCCGTATTGAAACACTGGACGCGCTGTTCGCCCTGCTGGCGGGCAGCGGCCGCACGCTGTATGGCGGCGAAGCCGTCAGCCAGCTGGAGCATGCGCTGCAAAGCGCCTTTGCTGCCGAGCAGGACGGCGCCGACGCGGCGCTGATCACTGCCGCACTGTTGCACGATATTGGCCACATCGCCTGCGGCCAGGCCGATGACGAGCTGGCGCAAGGCATCAACGACCACCATGAAGCGGTGGCGGTGCAGCTGCTCTGCGGCCTGTTCGACGCCTCCGTGCTGCAGCCGATTGCCCTGCACGTGGCAGCCAAACGCTATCTGTGCGCTACCCGCCCGGATTACCTGGCCAGCCTGTCCGAGGCTTCGCGCCTGTCGCTGGCGCTGCAGGGCGGGGCGATGAGCAGCGCCGAATGCGAGCGCTTCACCAGCCGCCCGCACGCGGCCGCGGCACTGGCGCTGCGCCGCTACGACGACATTGCCAAGGTGCCGGGGCTGGCCACGCCGCCCCTGGCGCATTACCACCGCCTTGCGGCCAACGTTGTGATATCCCGACCATGA
- a CDS encoding ABC transporter substrate-binding protein, translated as MRKALAVAALLSGLSVPAAHGADEVAGVPIVIGAEDDAAPWSYSNGSGYVNDVVKLAFVSQGAKIELKTMPYARCKQLVTIGRLAGCFSMSKTATTESTISFPLRPVIEPHFLLYTRLRAEPVNCSDIYWSAGLRLALVHDYEYTSAIEDVRADPRTQVFEVNSEAVGLRMLTRQRVDAMVLALDHIKTESLLFKLAGIRAGQLKQVCDFGSMPGYVGFSRRNPQGERALRLFEKGMQQLQQNGALTQLMASWRRQSMLRLKAADYD; from the coding sequence ATGCGCAAAGCGCTGGCAGTAGCAGCCCTGTTGAGCGGGCTGTCCGTACCCGCTGCCCACGGTGCCGATGAGGTGGCGGGCGTGCCCATCGTCATCGGCGCCGAGGACGATGCCGCCCCCTGGTCCTACAGCAACGGCAGCGGTTACGTGAACGATGTGGTGAAGCTGGCCTTTGTCAGCCAGGGCGCCAAGATCGAGCTGAAAACCATGCCGTATGCGCGCTGCAAGCAGCTGGTGACGATAGGCCGGCTCGCCGGCTGTTTCTCCATGAGCAAGACGGCGACGACCGAAAGCACTATCAGCTTTCCGCTGCGGCCGGTGATCGAGCCGCACTTCCTGCTGTATACCCGGCTGCGGGCGGAGCCGGTCAATTGCAGCGATATCTACTGGTCGGCCGGCCTGCGCCTGGCGCTGGTGCATGACTACGAGTACACCAGCGCCATCGAGGATGTGCGCGCCGATCCGCGTACCCAGGTCTTTGAAGTGAATTCCGAGGCGGTAGGGCTGCGGATGCTCACCCGGCAACGGGTGGATGCCATGGTGCTGGCGCTGGACCACATCAAGACCGAAAGCCTGCTGTTCAAGCTGGCCGGCATTCGCGCCGGGCAACTCAAACAGGTCTGCGATTTTGGCAGCATGCCCGGCTATGTCGGCTTTTCGCGGCGCAACCCGCAGGGCGAGCGGGCGTTGCGGCTGTTTGAAAAGGGCATGCAGCAGCTGCAGCAGAACGGTGCGCTGACGCAGCTGATGGCCAGCTGGCGGCGGCAAAGCATGTTGCGGCTCAAGGCCGCCGATTACGATTAA